The Candidatus Latescibacterota bacterium nucleotide sequence TCAAACTGAAAGGCATTCCGCAGTTTTCAAGCATTTTCCGTCGAACCCTTTTCCTCGGATATCTTTCGCCTCTTACGGTCGATGCCTGCCTGACCATCTCATCGGCCATTATTGTAGCGATTCCCGGCAGGGCGGCCGAAGGCAGAGATGCAGCGATGGAGACTTTGTACATTGCCTCGTCGACAGGGATGTCAAGGGTGGAGGCGATAAAGTCAGTGGCAGAATCGACAGTGAACGATCCTGAGTGAAGCCTGAAGACCACTATCATCATTGTGAGGTCGTCGATCTTGTTTTCAAGATGGATCTTTCTTATCTTCATCTTCATCCCGCTCGCAATGGATGACAATTCCTTGAGATTATGTATTTTCCAGCATGTAAAGAAAAGTTCGCTGGACAGGAGTCTCAAGGCAGGGGTGCCGTTTGAGCAGAGCTGTCTTCCTGCCTCCCACACAGCGGAGGAAACGCCGTAAAGTTCATATACCATGTATGGGGTCGAGGTCCTTTCCGCTCCCCTTGCGGCGAAGATGGAACGGGTACATGGTCCGTCAGAAAATAACTCCGGCCCTGGTGAATATATATCGACATTCCTTCGATCCGGTATGACAAGGTATGGATTTGCAGGCAGTATCTCATGAAGGGGGGGCGGAGTGCGACGGAGCAGACTGAAAGGGGTCTTGCCGATCGGTCCGAATGTCTTTTTCGAGTCCAGGCTGGCTTCAATCGAATCAAGAACGGCCCTGATCCCGGAATCAGGAGACATGGAGTGTTCTGATTCTCTTAATTCAGGGTTCCGTTCGATGGAATTGATCTGGGATCTGTATTTTCTTATCGACTTTTCGGCCTCGGTAGAGCTTTTCTCCAACTCAATATCGATCTGTTCGGAATATCTGTAGATGTCGGACAGGACTTCTGTGCCTAGAATAAATCGTCCACGAGATCTTTCAAGGAGATCATGGATGAGGTATTCGTGAAATGATTCTATGCTTTCCATCGCGACGGCTAACGAAGAAGGGACCCTGCCGTATCTATCCCTGATCATCTTGCGGATATTGCCCGTATCATCGAGAATGGAACGTGTTGAGAATGCGGCAGGACCGATCACTATCTCCGCCGGGTTATCGAGCAGCAGGACAGCGTTGGAGATAAGTCCGGGAATCCTGGACAATCTTTTGCTGTAATCCTCGAATTCCTGATCGGATGCCCTGGTGTGTCTGGATGGTATAAGGTAAATGGCCTCTTCAAGCATCCATGTATAGATAAGAGGGTTTGTCCTGAAGAGCTGAAGTTCCTCCAGAGCATAAGCTTCCCCCTGAAGCCATCTGATCAACATTGTTGATTCATCAAGCCTGTTGTCGTCAAAATGGTTTGCCGGCAGGGTCGAGATTCCCTTGAGAATAGCGTCGATCTTTTCGATGGATCGATCGATCTCCTGGCTGGAGAAGGTGAAAAGACGGGAATCGGAACCGGTGATTCCCAACCTCGAACTCCTGAGCGGATGAAGGTGGGAATGGAGTGAGACCGATTCTTCGATGAGAGAGTCAAGTGCTGACAGGCTGCCCTGAAAATCTTCCTTTTTCGTGCAGGAGAGAGACATTGATATTACAGTCAGTACGGATAACAATGTCGATACAATTATTGTAGGGGTAAATTTGAAAGTCACCTTTTCCTGAATATTGTTTCCTGATCTCTTCATACTGGTTATATAACGGCTTGAAGCCCGTATGTAAATAGATTTTAAGGGCGGTTTTTCTTGATGATGCAGCCCGCTTGATTTACGATTGGTGACAACATTACCGATGGAGCAGGAATTGGTGAAAATAAACAGGATCTCGAACCTCATAAGTCACAAGCTGGCAATAGTTGTAATATCGACGCTTTTCGCCGCTACCGTTTTCGGTTGGTTGCTCGGTGAAGTGTTTCCGCCTGACTTCCAGACGGAACTTGAGAAATACAACGTGGAATGGGGCGAATTCTCCGTCAGGTTGTCGATTCTTCTCCGTCTTTATGACCCATTTCACTCGTTCTGGTACACATCTGTCCTTTTGCTTTTCTTCATCGTTCTTCTGCTTTGCATAGTCACAAGGGCGAGGCAGTTTGTGAAAAGGTCATTGATCGTATCGCCGCCGGATGACCGGGAGCTGATCCTGCGGGGGAATGAAAAGAGAGTGGTGGAATGGCTCGTCCCTCTCGGTACGAGTGAGGATGCCAGGGATCCGCTCGTTCATTTTACAAGGAAGCATGAGAATACGGGAACCATAGATGATGAGAGTCTGGTCGATCTGACCAGGGATGTAATGGATGTGTTCAAGGGCAGAAAGTATAAGGTTGCCAGCGAGATACGGCCCGGACTCGTTCTGTTCAGGGCAGTATCCGGACGCTGGAGGTTCATAGGCAATCTCGTTTTTCATGCCGGGTTGCTGTTGATCACAGCTGGAGGAATGATCGGGAGTCTCATGGGCGATTCAGCGTTCTTTCAGGGTGGACGAGGCGAGATCATCCCTCTGCCGGGTGGCGATGCGTTTGTGAGGGTCGATGAATTCCGGATCATCATGGGGCGTGATGGTGGGATCAGCGACTATATTTCGACGCTATCTATCATCGACAGTACGGGTACTGTCATCAAGGCCGGGGAGATAGAAGTCAACAAACCCATGAAGCACGGTCCTGTAAATATCTACCAGAGCTCATATTCGATCGGAGAGGGATTTGCATGGGTGGATATCGAATATCGGGCCGGCGGATCGAATATTTCCAGGGATCTCAGACTCAGGCCGGGGGAGAAGGCTCTTCTGTCTGATTCGGTATGGAGCATAATTCCGGGAAGGTTTTTCCCCGACTTCAGGATGGGAAGCAGGGGTCCGTATTCGGCCAGTGCCACGATGACGAATCCCGCGGTGACGGTACATATAGTATCTTCCGCGGATACAGTGTCGGGGTATCTGTTCCTGAGATATCCGCAGTTCAATACGAATTTTGGTAGCGAGATCCTTCTTTCAGTGAAGGATATTGAACCCGAGTATCTTACCGGTCTGGAAGTGAGTGTCAACCCTGGTACAGGCGCAATGTTGGCAGGAATGTTTCTGTCAGCGGTGGGGCTCATTCTTCTGTACGCGATGAGTTTTCGTGTCATCTCCGGATTTCTTGACCGGGAAAGACTTGTTTTCTCCATGGGTAAAATGAAAATGGCCGTCAGTTCGAGAACCGAGATGAGGATGATAGATAGACAGATCCGTGAACGGGTGGTTAGTCTCATCGGGGATATGACTGATAAATGACTGAACCATTGATGCGCCAGGGAACCGGAAAGGCGGGGGAAATTGACTGACATGCTTGACATAAGACTTTTCTGGATCGGGTTCTGGGTCTACCTTGCATCATTCATATTTTTTACTGCATATTCGGCTTCGAAAAAAAGACCTGCTGGAATAATAGCGATGGGGCTGTTCATAGCGGCTCTTGTTCTGAACACCGCGGCCCTGATCGTGAGGTGGATCGTAAGTTCTCATCCTCCGATGGCGACGATGTACGAGTATTCATTGATACTAGCCTGGGTAGTCGGGTTGCTTTTTCTCTACCTCACGGCGAAGTTCAGGAAGATCGGATTGGGGGTTGTGATATCCCCGATCCTGATAATGGTACTGGTCATAGCGTCGATGCTTCCAAAGCGCGCGTCAGCCCTGATGCCGGCTCTGCAGAGTTACTGGTTCTATATACATGTCTCTCTTGCGGCGATATCGGAGGGAGCATTCATCTTTGCCGCGGGTGCAGGCATCCTGTACCTGATGAGAAAGGAGTCATCCGGCAAAGCCAGCATCCTTCCTTCCAGGGAGCTTGCCGGGGAACTGGTCTCTCGCGGAATCAGGATTGGCTATCCACTGTTTACGATCGGTGCCCTTTTCGCGGGCGCCATCTGGGCTCATTATGCCTGGGGCAGATTCTGGAGCTGGGACCCGAAAGAGACCGGCGCTCTGGTAATATGGTTGTTTTACACTCTGGTCCTTCATCAGGAAGTGCGAGGCAGATGGAAGGAAAAGACTCTGGCGATCATGTCGATAGTAGGGCTGCTGATAATCCTGCTTTCTTTCCTGGGAAACCTTTTTCTTGGAGGACTTCACGCCTATATCTGATCTGCAGCCTGTCTGATCGAAGTTAATTCTGTCGTTTTCAGTATCTCAGGAGTATCACTTTCCCTGATATCCTTTTCTTTCCGACATTGCAGCGGATGAAATATATGCCGCCGGCTGCCATATTGCCCGAGTCATTCCTGCCGTCCCATATGAACGGATAGACACCACTTTCGAAATGGCCCGATGACAGCCTTCTGATGATCCGCCCTTTCACGTCATAGACACGAAGGTAGATGTCGGATGGTATGGGGATCTTCATCGATATTCTCACATCGCCTGCCGAAGGATTAGGGGCGATGTCCATGAACAGGGACAGGTCCCCGATATCCGGGCCTTCTTCCCCCTCTCCATCCTCGACCCCCGTTCCGTTGGGAATCAGGGTGTTGTAGTATATCTCTTCGTTTCCATCCCTGGTATCCTTCCATGCGGCATGCAGCGTACCATCCGCCTCAGCCGCCAGTGTGCAGAGAGATGCCATCGATCCGGTATCCGAAAGGCGGACGGGCGGGGACCAGGACTGGTAGTCCCAGACCGAATAAAATACACCGGCATTTGAGGCAGAGGGAGAATTGCCCCAGTAGATCAGGTGGAGTTTTCCCTCGCTGGCTGCCAGGCTCGGATGGTAATGAGTATATGACCCGATAGTCAGCTGACTTTCAGTGGCCCAGCCCTCCGTGCTTCTGATGTTGTAGTATATCTGTTCGTAGATTTCTCTTTTGTCGATCCAGGCTACAAATACCGTCCCGCTGTCATCGACAATTATATTGGGCCGCATGGCATCAGCGGCGGGCCCCGATGCGATCTCCTCTTCGGACCAGGATGAAGTCTTCGACCTGTAGGCGATCCTTCCCTCAGCCGTTTCGTCGGGATCGACTCTCGTATCCCACCAGGCGACATGAACAGTCCCGTCCGGTCCCACAGCCACAGTAGGGACCATGCTCATGCCCGATTCGATAAAGGATATCTGTTCGGGCGGAGACCATGTGAATACATCTCGCGACCTGTAAATGACCTGCAGGTACCCGTTGACCTCCTCCTGATAGACCAGGTGCAGGGTCAACCCGTCTGTTGCCAGGCATGACGCATAGGAATCTCCCGGTGTCATGGAGACCCTGTCAGGCATACTCCATGAGCCGTCCCAGATCATGTGGTAGATCTCCTTGTTACCTTCTGACAGGTCGTTATAGACCAGATGGACCCTTCCAAGGTCATCGACTGCAAGGACCGGGCGTTTTGAATCTGCGTCTGTGAATGTAAGCCTTTCTTCGGTCGACCAGACACCACTCGATCTGTATCTGTGATAGATCTCAAAATTTCTGTCACGGTAGTCTGCCCAGACGACATGGACAGCCCCATCATGATCGATAGCGATGAACTTGCCATTGTTGGGAGGGGGGAAGGATATGTCCGGATCGTCGGACAACCTTATATCATCCTGCCAGCCTTCCAGCGCTGTCACCACTTCGGGAAGAAAAACGAGCAAACCGGCAAGGCCGATCGACACTGATATCATTTTCAGGATAGCCCGTCTTGTTTTCAAAGTAGCAGATCCTCTCTCCAGCCTGTATCCGGACAACTTGGGACGCATGAAATTCTTCCCGAATATGTTCGTCCTCTCCTATAATGATACAGGCACAGAGGGCCAAGTGCAAATCCAAAACCGTTTCTTCTCTCCATAACTTGTTGTCTGGCATGGGAAATGCGTGAAAAGAGACGGATTATTATATTCGGGAAGAGTGAAGGAGACGGATATGTCTGTTCCCAGGTTATTTGTGTATCTTTCTGTTGTTATAATTGCAGTTATGAGTGGATGCGGTAATAGTGAGGACAGTGGTGTGCGGATGGATGGAGATTCGGCTGTGGAAGGATCGTTACCGGTCAATCAGGGGGGTCGGCTGGTAATCGGTATGCAACAGGAACCG carries:
- a CDS encoding DUF885 family protein, which translates into the protein MTFKFTPTIIVSTLLSVLTVISMSLSCTKKEDFQGSLSALDSLIEESVSLHSHLHPLRSSRLGITGSDSRLFTFSSQEIDRSIEKIDAILKGISTLPANHFDDNRLDESTMLIRWLQGEAYALEELQLFRTNPLIYTWMLEEAIYLIPSRHTRASDQEFEDYSKRLSRIPGLISNAVLLLDNPAEIVIGPAAFSTRSILDDTGNIRKMIRDRYGRVPSSLAVAMESIESFHEYLIHDLLERSRGRFILGTEVLSDIYRYSEQIDIELEKSSTEAEKSIRKYRSQINSIERNPELRESEHSMSPDSGIRAVLDSIEASLDSKKTFGPIGKTPFSLLRRTPPPLHEILPANPYLVIPDRRNVDIYSPGPELFSDGPCTRSIFAARGAERTSTPYMVYELYGVSSAVWEAGRQLCSNGTPALRLLSSELFFTCWKIHNLKELSSIASGMKMKIRKIHLENKIDDLTMMIVVFRLHSGSFTVDSATDFIASTLDIPVDEAMYKVSIAASLPSAALPGIATIMADEMVRQASTVRGERYPRKRVRRKMLENCGMPFSLIMDEIEH
- a CDS encoding cytochrome c biogenesis protein ResB; protein product: MKINRISNLISHKLAIVVISTLFAATVFGWLLGEVFPPDFQTELEKYNVEWGEFSVRLSILLRLYDPFHSFWYTSVLLLFFIVLLLCIVTRARQFVKRSLIVSPPDDRELILRGNEKRVVEWLVPLGTSEDARDPLVHFTRKHENTGTIDDESLVDLTRDVMDVFKGRKYKVASEIRPGLVLFRAVSGRWRFIGNLVFHAGLLLITAGGMIGSLMGDSAFFQGGRGEIIPLPGGDAFVRVDEFRIIMGRDGGISDYISTLSIIDSTGTVIKAGEIEVNKPMKHGPVNIYQSSYSIGEGFAWVDIEYRAGGSNISRDLRLRPGEKALLSDSVWSIIPGRFFPDFRMGSRGPYSASATMTNPAVTVHIVSSADTVSGYLFLRYPQFNTNFGSEILLSVKDIEPEYLTGLEVSVNPGTGAMLAGMFLSAVGLILLYAMSFRVISGFLDRERLVFSMGKMKMAVSSRTEMRMIDRQIRERVVSLIGDMTDK
- the ccsB gene encoding c-type cytochrome biogenesis protein CcsB translates to MTDMLDIRLFWIGFWVYLASFIFFTAYSASKKRPAGIIAMGLFIAALVLNTAALIVRWIVSSHPPMATMYEYSLILAWVVGLLFLYLTAKFRKIGLGVVISPILIMVLVIASMLPKRASALMPALQSYWFYIHVSLAAISEGAFIFAAGAGILYLMRKESSGKASILPSRELAGELVSRGIRIGYPLFTIGALFAGAIWAHYAWGRFWSWDPKETGALVIWLFYTLVLHQEVRGRWKEKTLAIMSIVGLLIILLSFLGNLFLGGLHAYI
- a CDS encoding T9SS type A sorting domain-containing protein; translated protein: MRPKLSGYRLERGSATLKTRRAILKMISVSIGLAGLLVFLPEVVTALEGWQDDIRLSDDPDISFPPPNNGKFIAIDHDGAVHVVWADYRDRNFEIYHRYRSSGVWSTEERLTFTDADSKRPVLAVDDLGRVHLVYNDLSEGNKEIYHMIWDGSWSMPDRVSMTPGDSYASCLATDGLTLHLVYQEEVNGYLQVIYRSRDVFTWSPPEQISFIESGMSMVPTVAVGPDGTVHVAWWDTRVDPDETAEGRIAYRSKTSSWSEEEIASGPAADAMRPNIIVDDSGTVFVAWIDKREIYEQIYYNIRSTEGWATESQLTIGSYTHYHPSLAASEGKLHLIYWGNSPSASNAGVFYSVWDYQSWSPPVRLSDTGSMASLCTLAAEADGTLHAAWKDTRDGNEEIYYNTLIPNGTGVEDGEGEEGPDIGDLSLFMDIAPNPSAGDVRISMKIPIPSDIYLRVYDVKGRIIRRLSSGHFESGVYPFIWDGRNDSGNMAAGGIYFIRCNVGKKRISGKVILLRY